TACGCAGAATTGTATTTCTGTGGCAGCACCTGCTTTAGCTAATACAGACAGCAACAAGACACAAGCTCTGACAGCAGATGCAAGATGGGGTAAGTGGGATCCAAGCCTGGTTCAAGCCTTTGAgataaaaaagcatttggagGCTTCTTTAAAAACCTATTAGAAACCATTTCTGCATGGGACACAATAAACACTGCCTGAGTTCTGGAATCATTCAAGGCTTCTGGACAAATGATGCCCTTGATGAAGCTCTGATGATGGTATCACACCTGCCCAATGGAGAACAGCAATGCTAGGGACAGTTGGCACAAACTCCTCTACAAACTTCTacagctctgctctgtcccACAGCTGCTGCAAGCCAAGAGCCAGGTATGGAGGACACCAACATTCAGAGTAAGCATTTTCCTTAGACAAAAAAGAAAGGGCATGGAGGAGACTGATGTTGAGCAAAGCCAGACTACAGCAGTCTGTTCAGTTCTTCTTGCTGCTGGGGCTCTTATTGGTAAACAGACTGACTTTGCTGGCAGATGCCAAAgacagagaaggagactccagtTTCACCTTATCCAACAAAGTCTTCTTTATGGCTGCTGGGGAGATCTTCTCTTGGTCTGCCAaatgctgcagctccctgcaatGGGGTagtgggagagggagagagaaagacatAGCAAGAGGAAGAAGCAGGGTTTGGGACGGAAAGTTTGCAGGCTCTTTAGGACTTTGTGTTGCCCACCTTGTCCGGATGCAAGAAGCCTCCACAGCATTGATCAGGAGGGAGCGAAAGCCACCACTCTCTAGGAAGTGCAGGGCATGGATGGTGGCTCCCCCAGGCGAGCAGACGTTGTCCTTCAGCTGACCCGGGTGCTGTTCAGATTCTAACAGCATTTTGGCAGCACCCTGTAGTGAGGAAGAGAAGACAGCTACCAGAACTCTGACTGAGGAAACCCAGTGTCAAATACTCCTGTTCTCTGCTGCACAGAGCGGCACCTAAACGCTCACAGCAGGCAAAACTGGTCTGCCTGAGAGCCATTAGCAGGCTGCCAAAACACTTCTCAGAGCTGaaaaagcctgcagaggagtgATGGTTCCCCAGGCCCAGGCTCCCACAACACCATCAGCGCCAGCAGATTGCTGCAGACGCTTCTTATGTCCCCTCACTGAGAATCTGTGTGCATTCAaaccaaatgtatttttaagtagATCCAGTAAGGACTGAGATCATTTTAAACCATGATGCACAGAACGCTCTGCACAGAGCAGGCACAGAGTCAAGTGCgtttcagaggaagaaatactGACCAGCAAAGCCTGGGCTCCAAGCCGGACGGCCAGCCTGCGGGGAAGTCCCATTTTCACACCTCCATCTGCCAGAGCATCCAGGGCAGTGAATGCCTGAGATGAGAGAGAATTAGAAAGTGACCAAAAGTCTCTATTCCAAGACCAACGTTCTTATGAAGGACAGAATCCAGGGATCCAGGATCACATTGTGACTCCTATCGCTTACAAAGACGTGACAGAAGTCAGACCCTTTACTGTCCTGATGCCATGCCAGACTTCTCTCCCACTAGTTACAGCTGAGCTACAGGGGGAATGGGAAAAATTCAGCTTCTAGGTCATACTAACAACAGGCCCAGGTTTTGCAACACAGACATGCGAACACTGCACACTGACTACGGACTTCAGACTCATCCAACTGGTAATGGAATTTTGTTGTTGACCTATACTGGTTATAAACCAGATACCTGGATTACATGTCCCATCACGAACGTGagtaatgagaaaaacaagaaagcacaTGCTGAAGTTGCACGGATTTTCACTGCATGCAAAGTCTACTGTTCTCCCC
The genomic region above belongs to Anser cygnoides isolate HZ-2024a breed goose chromosome 19, Taihu_goose_T2T_genome, whole genome shotgun sequence and contains:
- the PYCR1 gene encoding pyrroline-5-carboxylate reductase 1, mitochondrial isoform X2 produces the protein MGVNFTVSNKDTVKGSDVLFLAVKPPIIPFILDEVGPDIEARHIVVSCAAGVTISSIEKKLSAFCPTPKVIRCMTNTPVIVREGATVYATGTHADVEDGKLLEQLMASVGFCTEVEEDLIDAVTGLSGSGPAYAFTALDALADGGVKMGLPRRLAVRLGAQALLGAAKMLLESEQHPGQLKDNVCSPGGATIHALHFLESGGFRSLLINAVEASCIRTRELQHLADQEKISPAAIKKTLLDKVKLESPSLSLASASKVSLFTNKSPSSKKN